Proteins encoded together in one Nocardioides marinisabuli window:
- a CDS encoding WS/DGAT/MGAT family O-acyltransferase has protein sequence MVSPIDPTATGFLLAENRNMPMHVGGLQLFEKPEGAGPEYIREMYEAMRDVDEIAPLFLKHPYRSVRTAGQLVWKPDLQFDAHHHVRHSALPAPGRYRELFELCSRLHSTRLAWERPLWEAHVIEGLEDGRVALYTKTHHALVDGVSAMRLLQSVLTTDPDRRGMPAPWAAGPPRARSGGDGPSLPEIPVQALRSALALTAEAAGLPGALVRTLHKGVRNETSAVSFHAPRTIFNQSITGARRFAAEDWPIDRLRGIGKATGTTLNDVVMAMCSGAIRAYLLELDALPDTPLVAMVPVGLNAKQSHIASAEGGNAVGAVMVQLATDLADPADRLRAIHDSMQAGKEALSSMTQVQILAMSALGQAPMILAPLLRMQGIVRPPYNLIISNVPGPRTAHYWNGARLVGTYPLSIPINGMALNITCTSYDGRIAFGLTGCRRTVPHLQRLLVHLEDEVAALEKAAGVG, from the coding sequence GTGGTCTCACCGATCGACCCCACCGCCACCGGCTTCCTGCTGGCCGAGAACCGCAACATGCCGATGCACGTGGGCGGGCTGCAGCTCTTCGAGAAGCCCGAGGGCGCCGGGCCGGAGTACATCCGCGAGATGTACGAGGCGATGCGCGACGTCGACGAGATCGCACCGCTGTTCCTCAAGCACCCGTACCGCTCGGTGCGCACCGCCGGCCAGCTGGTCTGGAAGCCCGACCTGCAGTTCGACGCCCACCACCACGTGCGGCACAGCGCGCTGCCCGCCCCGGGCCGCTACCGCGAGCTCTTCGAGCTCTGCTCACGGCTGCACTCGACCCGGCTGGCGTGGGAGCGGCCGCTGTGGGAGGCCCACGTCATCGAGGGGCTCGAGGACGGACGCGTCGCGCTCTACACCAAGACCCACCACGCGCTGGTCGACGGCGTCTCGGCGATGCGGCTGCTGCAGAGCGTGCTGACGACCGACCCCGACCGGCGCGGCATGCCGGCCCCGTGGGCGGCCGGTCCCCCGCGGGCCCGCTCGGGCGGCGACGGGCCCTCGCTGCCGGAGATCCCCGTGCAGGCCCTGCGCAGCGCCCTGGCGCTGACCGCCGAGGCCGCCGGGCTGCCGGGCGCGCTGGTGCGCACCCTGCACAAGGGGGTGCGCAACGAGACCTCGGCGGTCTCCTTCCACGCCCCGCGCACGATCTTCAACCAGAGCATCACCGGCGCGCGCCGCTTCGCGGCCGAGGACTGGCCCATCGACCGGCTGCGCGGCATCGGCAAGGCCACCGGCACCACCCTCAACGACGTGGTGATGGCGATGTGCAGCGGCGCGATCCGCGCCTACCTGCTCGAGCTCGACGCGCTGCCGGACACGCCGCTGGTCGCGATGGTGCCGGTGGGCCTCAACGCCAAGCAGTCCCACATCGCCTCCGCCGAGGGCGGCAACGCCGTCGGCGCGGTGATGGTCCAGCTGGCCACCGACCTCGCCGACCCCGCCGACCGCCTGCGCGCCATCCACGACTCGATGCAGGCCGGCAAGGAGGCCCTGTCGTCGATGACCCAGGTGCAGATCCTGGCGATGAGCGCCCTGGGCCAGGCCCCGATGATCCTCGCGCCGCTGCTGCGGATGCAGGGCATCGTGCGACCGCCGTACAACCTGATCATCAGCAACGTGCCGGGGCCGCGCACCGCGCACTACTGGAACGGGGCGCGCCTGGTCGGCACCTACCCGCTCTCGATCCCGATCAACGGGATGGCGCTCAACATCACCTGCACCTCCTACGACGGCCGGATCGCCTTCGGGCTCACCGGCTGCCGGCGCACGGTGCCGCACCTGCAGCGGCTGCTGGTGCACCTCGAGGACGAGGTCGCGGCGCTGGAGAAGGCCGCCGGGGTCGGCTGA
- a CDS encoding alpha/beta fold hydrolase codes for MRRVTALATAAATLATLGLSALGGPAAPSAYAATGEVRVSDGCVSSVPEPGESDAVEICYSLFRPAGATRKRPVPMIVHSHGWGGSRTTDPASFETFLDAGYGVLSFDQRGWGESGGHAHVENPAFEGHDVRRLVRLVSRLGWVQQDRPGDPRLGAIGGSYGGGYQFLGAFESLRTKGRPVFDALAPQITWNDLSSSLAPEGVVRTEWALLLAAASVPADALPQNVYKALLEGAALGEWPDGSVPGTEDMASFMRKNGPAWHVSKGRRLDIPVLLGQGTTDGLFPLQEGLENWRTALTPKARRQSIFVGYNGGHVLPAVLPMGVSITSDPCSKALAGGSFEQLSLRFFDEQLRGQDTGLGGYGRLHIATPTDECLTTRAERPNRSIEIGTVASSTAAGLPLATEIAAGPFTVAGSAYLTADVTAVGVENRAFYGLAVGTSPANARLVQNNVLPLREPLPVVGEKRRIPLPAVGVDVPAGQSLYLLASPISETFVGMSSRTPGVIVLEDTVVHLRRLVARRP; via the coding sequence ATGCGTCGAGTCACCGCCCTGGCCACCGCGGCCGCCACGCTCGCCACCCTGGGGCTCAGCGCCCTGGGCGGCCCGGCCGCCCCGTCGGCGTACGCCGCGACCGGCGAGGTCAGGGTGAGCGACGGCTGCGTGAGCAGCGTGCCCGAGCCGGGAGAGAGCGACGCGGTCGAGATCTGCTACTCGCTGTTCCGGCCCGCCGGGGCGACACGCAAGAGGCCGGTGCCGATGATCGTGCACAGCCACGGCTGGGGCGGCTCGCGCACCACCGACCCCGCCTCGTTCGAGACCTTCCTCGACGCGGGCTACGGCGTGCTCTCCTTCGACCAGCGCGGCTGGGGCGAGTCCGGCGGCCACGCCCACGTCGAGAACCCTGCCTTCGAGGGCCACGACGTACGACGCCTGGTGCGGCTCGTCAGCCGCCTCGGGTGGGTGCAGCAGGACCGCCCCGGCGACCCGCGCCTCGGCGCGATCGGCGGCTCCTACGGGGGCGGCTACCAGTTCCTCGGCGCCTTCGAGTCGCTGCGCACCAAGGGCCGCCCGGTCTTCGACGCGCTGGCCCCGCAGATCACCTGGAACGACCTCTCCTCGAGCCTGGCTCCCGAGGGTGTCGTGCGCACCGAGTGGGCGCTGCTGCTGGCCGCTGCCTCGGTGCCCGCCGACGCGCTGCCGCAGAACGTCTACAAGGCGCTCCTCGAGGGGGCTGCGCTCGGTGAGTGGCCCGACGGCTCGGTGCCCGGCACCGAGGACATGGCCTCCTTCATGAGGAAGAACGGCCCCGCGTGGCACGTCTCGAAGGGACGCCGCCTCGACATCCCGGTGCTGCTCGGCCAGGGCACCACCGACGGCCTGTTCCCGCTCCAGGAGGGCCTGGAGAACTGGCGCACCGCGCTGACTCCGAAGGCCCGCAGGCAGAGCATCTTCGTCGGCTACAACGGCGGCCACGTGCTGCCGGCCGTGCTGCCGATGGGGGTCTCGATCACCTCCGACCCGTGCAGCAAGGCACTGGCCGGCGGCAGCTTCGAGCAGCTCTCGCTGCGGTTCTTCGACGAGCAGCTGCGCGGGCAGGACACCGGCCTGGGCGGCTACGGCCGACTGCACATCGCCACGCCCACCGACGAGTGCCTGACCACGCGCGCCGAGCGCCCCAACCGCAGCATCGAGATCGGCACCGTGGCCAGCTCGACCGCCGCCGGCCTGCCCCTCGCGACCGAGATCGCCGCGGGCCCGTTCACGGTGGCCGGCTCGGCGTACCTGACCGCCGACGTGACCGCGGTCGGTGTCGAGAACCGCGCCTTCTACGGCCTGGCCGTCGGCACCTCGCCGGCGAACGCGCGCCTGGTGCAGAACAACGTGCTCCCGCTGCGCGAGCCGCTGCCCGTGGTCGGGGAGAAGCGCCGCATCCCGCTGCCCGCCGTGGGCGTCGACGTGCCCGCGGGGCAGAGCCTCTACCTGCTGGCCAGCCCGATCAGCGAGACCTTCGTGGGCATGAGCAGCCGCACCCCGGGTGTCATCGTGCTCGAGGACACGGTGGTGCACCTGCGCCGGCTGGTGGCTCGCCGCCCTTAG
- a CDS encoding DUF402 domain-containing protein codes for MSLPDPRPVRVEMSKWGDRPHWSFDGLLLGEDEWGDWIGVPAGVLHERPGARFHSEVDTVTLAPREGWYAATFHAPGIWASVYVDLATPPVWDGDVLRAVDLDLDVVRTADGRVYVDDEDEFEEHRVAFGYPDDVQAAAREWCASVHRQVRTGATPYDGHAERWLRRLAATAGAAQGAEGR; via the coding sequence GTGAGCCTGCCCGACCCCCGCCCGGTCCGCGTCGAGATGAGCAAGTGGGGCGACCGACCGCACTGGTCCTTCGACGGCCTGCTGCTCGGCGAGGACGAGTGGGGCGACTGGATCGGCGTGCCCGCCGGTGTGCTGCACGAGCGTCCCGGCGCCCGCTTCCACTCCGAGGTCGACACCGTGACCCTCGCCCCGCGCGAGGGCTGGTACGCCGCCACCTTCCATGCGCCCGGCATCTGGGCCTCGGTCTACGTCGACCTGGCCACGCCGCCGGTCTGGGACGGCGACGTGCTGCGCGCGGTCGACCTCGACCTCGACGTCGTGCGCACCGCCGACGGACGCGTCTACGTCGACGACGAGGACGAGTTCGAGGAGCACCGGGTCGCGTTCGGCTACCCCGACGACGTCCAGGCGGCCGCGCGCGAGTGGTGCGCGAGCGTGCACCGCCAGGTCCGCACCGGCGCGACGCCGTACGACGGGCACGCCGAGCGCTGGCTGCGGCGGCTGGCCGCGACGGCCGGGGCCGCGCAGGGCGCCGAGGGCCGCTAG
- a CDS encoding DUF222 domain-containing protein: MSTTAAHPVGSAVARVRSVLSEVAGTPLWSMSQDEAAEALADVARVEAMLVEVRSGLLIHAETVGVQERNASPSLAVWHSNVTRSTKRESFRQVRLAEGLARHSLVREALGRGDLVAEQASVICTALDALPDDLDPAVLREATETLVAFGKVHDAKALRVLGRRILDVGRTRGR; encoded by the coding sequence ATGTCGACCACCGCCGCACACCCTGTCGGGAGTGCTGTCGCGCGGGTGCGGTCGGTGCTGAGCGAGGTCGCCGGTACGCCGTTGTGGTCGATGAGCCAGGACGAGGCCGCTGAGGCGCTGGCGGACGTCGCGCGGGTGGAGGCCATGTTGGTCGAGGTGCGCTCGGGGTTGCTCATCCATGCCGAGACCGTCGGGGTGCAGGAGCGCAACGCCTCGCCGTCGTTGGCGGTGTGGCACTCGAACGTCACCCGGTCGACCAAGCGGGAGTCGTTCCGCCAGGTACGCCTCGCCGAGGGCCTGGCTCGTCACTCGTTGGTGCGCGAAGCGTTGGGTCGCGGGGACCTGGTCGCGGAGCAGGCGTCGGTGATCTGTACGGCGTTGGACGCGCTGCCCGACGACCTCGACCCGGCAGTGCTCCGAGAGGCCACCGAGACCTTGGTGGCGTTCGGCAAGGTGCACGACGCGAAGGCGCTGCGGGTGCTCGGGCGCCGCATCCTCGACGTGGGTCGCACCCGAGGTCGGTGA
- a CDS encoding HNH endonuclease signature motif containing protein: MREDGHGRIKGSFTVPTLVGQMLEKALLAFAAPKHQIANRAGTDEAPEPVRRPTARRLGDAFVELIERLDPKRLPRAGGVNATVVVTMTLASLQGGLAAAALDTGGRISAGNARRLACEAGIVPVVLDGKSEPLDVGRAKRFFTKTQRIAMGIRDGGCTAKGCDAPPAMCHAHHDDPWAHHGLTDLARGRLLCPFHHRRIHDPDYEIDIGADNQVTFHHRT; the protein is encoded by the coding sequence ATGCGCGAGGACGGCCACGGCCGGATCAAGGGATCGTTCACCGTCCCGACCCTCGTGGGGCAGATGCTCGAGAAGGCCCTGTTGGCGTTCGCCGCCCCCAAGCACCAGATCGCCAACAGGGCGGGCACGGACGAGGCGCCGGAGCCGGTACGTCGCCCGACCGCGCGGCGGCTGGGCGATGCGTTCGTCGAGCTCATCGAACGCCTCGACCCCAAGCGACTGCCACGCGCCGGCGGGGTCAACGCCACCGTGGTCGTCACCATGACCCTCGCCTCGCTGCAGGGTGGGCTGGCGGCGGCCGCACTGGACACCGGCGGCCGGATCTCCGCTGGCAACGCGCGCCGGTTGGCGTGCGAGGCCGGCATCGTCCCCGTCGTCCTCGACGGGAAGAGCGAACCCCTGGACGTGGGCCGGGCCAAGCGGTTCTTCACCAAGACCCAGCGCATCGCGATGGGGATCCGCGACGGTGGCTGCACCGCCAAGGGCTGCGACGCACCACCCGCGATGTGTCATGCCCACCACGACGACCCCTGGGCCCACCACGGCCTCACCGACCTGGCCCGCGGACGCCTGCTCTGTCCCTTCCACCACCGGCGTATCCACGACCCCGACTACGAGATCGACATCGGCGCCGACAACCAGGTCACCTTCCACCACCGCACCTAG
- a CDS encoding threonine/serine ThrE exporter family protein: protein MLEAREANLTIDLCLRVGEVLLSSGAGAADVTATMQGVARELGMRNADVDITFTSLAMSYQANPEEPALGSARQVSRRAIDYDHLTQVDHLVRRILDGVVDVHEARSELAQIVSTGHDRKRWAVTGGWGLMCGGVAIQLGGGPLVIGLAMLSAIIIDKVQDRMQRRRMPSFYQQVVGGGVATLLALGVGATPLSVNVSLVVTANIIMLLAGIGFMGALQDALTGFYVTASARLLEAFLATAGIIAGVTGGLSVASSLGVRIPQLEPGVANLQTVGMLALGSAVAASAFAYSTYAPRRILLPIALVAATAISISRVIELAEVGRAWSVAIAALFVGLVSFTVSGRMRVPPLVVVVPAIVPMLPGLSIYRGLTLLSEGGSATSPGLLAMVAAISVAIALASGVILGEYVAQPLKREAQRVEARLAGPRLVGPVHVMSSTRRRRRKRAEAAQEARDAGESGESGGAGS, encoded by the coding sequence ATGCTCGAAGCACGCGAGGCGAACCTCACCATCGACCTGTGCCTGCGGGTCGGGGAGGTCCTGCTCTCCTCCGGCGCCGGCGCGGCCGACGTCACGGCCACGATGCAGGGCGTCGCGCGCGAGCTGGGCATGCGCAACGCTGACGTGGACATCACCTTCACCTCGCTGGCGATGTCCTACCAGGCCAACCCGGAGGAGCCGGCGCTGGGCTCGGCGCGGCAGGTCTCGCGCCGGGCGATCGACTACGACCACCTGACCCAGGTCGACCACCTCGTGCGCCGCATCCTCGACGGGGTCGTCGACGTGCACGAGGCCCGCAGCGAGCTGGCCCAGATCGTCTCCACCGGCCACGACCGCAAGCGGTGGGCGGTCACCGGCGGCTGGGGGCTGATGTGCGGCGGCGTCGCGATCCAGCTGGGCGGCGGTCCGCTGGTGATCGGCCTGGCGATGCTCTCGGCGATCATCATCGACAAGGTCCAGGACCGCATGCAGCGGCGCCGGATGCCGTCGTTCTACCAGCAGGTCGTCGGCGGGGGAGTGGCCACGCTGCTGGCCCTGGGGGTCGGCGCCACGCCGCTCTCGGTCAACGTCTCGCTGGTCGTGACCGCCAACATCATCATGCTGCTGGCCGGGATCGGCTTCATGGGCGCCCTCCAGGACGCCCTGACCGGGTTCTACGTCACCGCCTCGGCGCGCCTGCTCGAGGCGTTCCTGGCCACCGCGGGCATCATCGCCGGGGTGACCGGTGGCCTGAGCGTGGCCAGCTCGCTGGGCGTGCGGATCCCCCAGCTGGAGCCGGGCGTGGCCAACCTGCAGACCGTCGGCATGCTGGCCCTCGGCTCGGCGGTCGCGGCCTCCGCGTTCGCCTACTCCACCTACGCCCCGCGCCGCATCCTGCTGCCGATCGCGCTGGTCGCCGCCACCGCCATCTCCATCAGCCGCGTCATCGAGCTGGCCGAGGTCGGCCGTGCCTGGTCGGTGGCCATCGCGGCGCTCTTCGTGGGCCTGGTCAGCTTCACCGTCTCCGGCCGCATGCGCGTGCCGCCCCTGGTCGTGGTGGTCCCGGCGATCGTGCCGATGCTGCCGGGCCTGTCGATCTACCGCGGCCTGACGCTGCTCAGCGAGGGCGGCAGCGCGACCTCGCCGGGCCTGCTGGCGATGGTCGCCGCGATCTCGGTGGCGATCGCTCTGGCCAGCGGCGTGATCCTCGGCGAGTACGTCGCCCAGCCGCTCAAGCGCGAGGCCCAGCGCGTCGAGGCGCGCCTGGCCGGTCCGCGCCTGGTCGGCCCCGTCCACGTCATGAGCAGCACCCGTCGGCGCCGCCGCAAGCGCGCGGAGGCCGCGCAGGAGGCGCGCGACGCGGGCGAGTCGGGCGAGTCGGGCGGCGCGGGGTCCTAG
- a CDS encoding site-specific DNA-methyltransferase: MGTWNTVVEGDNLDVLTDLAARRQLFDLVYIDPPYNTGNDFAYSDDIRGEAGGSRHAAWVAMMRPRLELARSVMSPRAAIFVSIDDHEAAHLRLLLDEVFGEAGFVAQVVVNLNPKGRQLGRGFATSHEYLLVYARDPGRCALVATSADTVDERDFALLHEPSGRRYRELPLRNTNKKFNPLTARTLHFSVWGDPVTGAVATAPFDGAVEVSPVFGDGRPAVWRWSRPLIDERGDDLVCRTVRGRAGERVDVFQRDWLHPGRRKKLTTIWLAEEVGSTDTAVAELKDLVGHVFESPKPTGLLRRVLQTMPDDVAVLDFFAGSGTTGHAVALLNEEDGGTRTCLSVNRAEPTRPGSNAHAAGLATVADITRARLRAVAERHGGGLVELVLD; the protein is encoded by the coding sequence GTGGGCACCTGGAACACCGTGGTCGAGGGCGACAACCTCGACGTGCTCACCGACCTGGCGGCGCGCCGGCAGCTCTTCGACCTGGTCTACATCGACCCGCCGTACAACACCGGCAACGACTTCGCCTACAGCGACGACATCCGCGGCGAGGCCGGCGGGTCGCGCCACGCCGCGTGGGTGGCGATGATGCGCCCGCGCCTGGAGCTGGCCAGGTCGGTGATGTCACCGCGGGCGGCGATCTTCGTCAGCATCGACGACCACGAGGCCGCCCACCTGCGGCTGCTGCTCGACGAGGTCTTCGGCGAGGCGGGGTTCGTCGCGCAGGTGGTGGTCAACCTCAACCCCAAGGGCCGCCAGCTGGGGCGCGGCTTCGCGACCAGCCACGAGTACCTGCTCGTCTACGCCCGTGACCCCGGCCGGTGCGCGCTGGTCGCCACGAGCGCCGACACGGTCGACGAGCGCGACTTCGCGCTGCTGCACGAGCCGAGCGGGCGGCGCTACCGCGAGCTGCCGCTGCGCAACACCAACAAGAAGTTCAACCCGCTCACCGCGCGCACCCTGCACTTCAGCGTGTGGGGCGACCCCGTCACCGGTGCGGTGGCCACGGCCCCCTTCGACGGCGCCGTCGAGGTCAGCCCGGTCTTCGGCGACGGCCGCCCGGCCGTCTGGCGCTGGAGCCGCCCGCTGATCGACGAGCGCGGCGACGACCTGGTCTGCCGCACCGTGCGCGGCCGGGCCGGCGAGCGGGTCGACGTCTTCCAGCGCGACTGGCTGCACCCGGGGCGGCGCAAGAAGCTGACGACGATCTGGCTCGCCGAGGAGGTCGGCTCGACCGACACGGCGGTCGCCGAGCTCAAGGACCTCGTCGGCCACGTCTTCGAGTCACCGAAGCCCACCGGGCTGCTGCGCCGCGTCCTGCAGACCATGCCCGACGACGTGGCGGTGCTCGACTTCTTCGCCGGCAGCGGCACGACCGGCCACGCGGTCGCGCTGCTCAACGAGGAGGACGGCGGGACCCGCACCTGCCTCTCCGTCAACCGGGCCGAGCCGACCCGGCCCGGCTCCAACGCGCACGCCGCGGGCCTGGCCACGGTCGCCGACATCACCCGGGCCCGGTTGCGCGCCGTGGCCGAGCGCCACGGCGGTGGCCTCGTCGAGCTCGTCCTCGACTGA
- a CDS encoding FUSC family protein has translation MAAPPIDAIWNRGLARGRSSYRGRVARWKTKRWHIAQCAVAAALAWLVASELLDHPVPVFAPIAAVVCLGTSYGQRLRRVAEVTVGVALGVLMADLLVAAVGAGWWQLGLIVGLAMTVAVLLDGGTLLVNQAAIQSVFVVGLLPGTGASLTRWSDALVGGAVALLAATVVPAAPLRRPREQAAVVLRKQADLLRGAAEVIVDGDAEHGLELLADARSTDPLLRELKAAADEGMAVVASSPFRVRHRPEIRRMVDVVAPLDRAIRSTRVLMRQVAVAAYHRRPVPTAYAELARDLAHAVDVVAAELATDRVPVAARSFLVRVGLDSGRVERSSEMTGDVVLAQLRSIVVDLLMLTGMGQLEATDTLPPPPR, from the coding sequence ATGGCGGCGCCCCCGATTGACGCGATCTGGAACCGGGGGCTGGCGCGCGGCCGGTCGTCCTACCGCGGCCGGGTGGCCCGGTGGAAGACCAAGCGCTGGCACATCGCCCAGTGCGCGGTCGCGGCGGCACTGGCGTGGCTGGTGGCCTCCGAGCTGCTCGACCACCCGGTCCCGGTCTTCGCCCCGATCGCCGCGGTCGTGTGCCTGGGCACCTCCTACGGCCAGCGGCTGCGCCGGGTCGCCGAGGTCACCGTGGGCGTCGCGCTCGGCGTCCTGATGGCCGACCTGCTGGTGGCCGCGGTCGGCGCCGGCTGGTGGCAGCTGGGCCTGATCGTCGGGCTCGCCATGACGGTCGCGGTGCTGCTCGACGGGGGCACCCTGCTGGTCAACCAGGCCGCGATCCAGTCGGTCTTCGTGGTCGGCCTGCTGCCCGGCACCGGCGCCTCGCTCACCCGCTGGAGCGACGCGCTGGTCGGGGGTGCGGTGGCGCTGCTGGCCGCGACGGTGGTGCCGGCCGCGCCGCTGCGGCGCCCCCGCGAGCAGGCGGCGGTGGTGCTGCGCAAGCAGGCCGACCTGCTGCGCGGGGCCGCGGAGGTGATCGTCGACGGCGACGCCGAGCACGGGCTCGAGCTGCTCGCCGACGCCCGGTCCACCGACCCGCTGCTGCGGGAGCTGAAGGCGGCGGCCGACGAGGGGATGGCGGTGGTCGCCTCCTCGCCGTTCCGGGTGCGCCACCGCCCCGAGATCCGCCGGATGGTCGACGTCGTGGCGCCGCTGGACCGGGCGATCCGCAGCACCCGCGTGCTGATGCGCCAGGTGGCGGTCGCGGCCTACCACCGCCGCCCCGTGCCGACGGCGTACGCCGAGCTGGCCCGCGACCTCGCCCACGCGGTCGACGTCGTGGCGGCCGAGCTGGCCACCGACCGGGTGCCGGTCGCGGCACGCTCGTTCCTGGTGCGGGTCGGGCTCGACTCGGGGCGGGTGGAGCGCTCGAGCGAGATGACCGGCGACGTGGTGCTGGCCCAGCTCCGCTCCATCGTGGTCGACCTGCTGATGCTCACCGGGATGGGCCAGCTCGAGGCCACCGACACCCTCCCGCCCCCGCCGCGCTAG
- a CDS encoding SDR family NAD(P)-dependent oxidoreductase, with the protein MKNLRDKVVVITGAASGIGRALALDLAGKGALLALSDVDDAGLAGTVELARAAGAREVRGDRLDVADRAAFEAYAEAVVAHFGRVNVVVNNAGVALAGDLLDLEYDDIDWIIGINFWGVVHGTKAFLPHLIASGEGHVVNISSLFGLISMPGQSMYNATKYAVRGMTEALREEMLVAGHPVGVTAVHPGGIKTAIARNARVSAREDKSKTAELFDKKLARMTPERAAEIIVRGITRNQARVLVGIDAHALHHLAKITGSRYQDIIARGAKKVLPQDTTVV; encoded by the coding sequence ATGAAGAACCTCCGCGACAAGGTCGTCGTGATCACCGGAGCAGCATCGGGCATCGGGCGCGCGCTCGCGCTCGACCTGGCCGGCAAGGGGGCGCTGCTGGCCCTCAGCGACGTCGACGACGCCGGCCTGGCCGGCACCGTCGAGCTGGCCCGCGCGGCCGGCGCCCGCGAGGTCCGCGGCGACCGTCTCGACGTGGCCGACCGGGCCGCCTTCGAGGCCTACGCCGAGGCGGTGGTCGCGCACTTCGGGCGCGTCAACGTCGTGGTCAACAACGCCGGCGTCGCGCTGGCCGGCGACCTGCTCGACCTCGAGTACGACGACATCGACTGGATCATCGGCATCAACTTCTGGGGTGTCGTGCACGGCACCAAGGCGTTCCTGCCCCACCTCATCGCCTCGGGCGAGGGCCACGTCGTCAACATCTCCTCGCTCTTCGGGCTGATCTCGATGCCCGGCCAGAGCATGTACAACGCCACGAAGTACGCCGTGCGCGGCATGACCGAGGCGCTGCGCGAGGAGATGCTCGTCGCCGGCCACCCGGTCGGCGTCACCGCCGTGCACCCCGGCGGCATCAAGACCGCGATCGCCCGCAACGCCCGGGTCTCGGCCCGCGAGGACAAGTCGAAGACCGCCGAGCTCTTCGACAAGAAGCTCGCCCGCATGACGCCGGAGCGGGCCGCCGAGATCATCGTGCGCGGCATCACCCGCAACCAGGCCCGGGTGCTGGTCGGCATCGACGCCCACGCCTTGCACCACCTGGCCAAGATCACCGGCTCGCGCTACCAGGACATCATCGCCAGGGGCGCCAAGAAGGTGCTGCCGCAGGACACGACGGTCGTCTGA
- a CDS encoding matrixin family metalloprotease, whose amino-acid sequence MGFWQRRAQARAQRRWVRDMERRLAELDALDPSALDDHAGPTHGELYRAARPDRPRRSHGPVLPGLMVAAVLAGLVVARDPGATGTRVRELLGSSERIGEIVGITDGDGEYAFVRTQRGSDVPVTWSPCSEIPYVVNPDGAPDGWEELVEESVETIEEASGFVFDDRGLTDDRDFDRRSVSAGAASPVLIGWADDQEVPALEGEVAGLGGSAWETRQVGPERFITGMVALDTDTFDRLAGQRGGEQAMRAILVHELGHVLGLAHVDDDTQLMYGGNLVRTDLGDGDLEGLARLGSVDC is encoded by the coding sequence ATGGGGTTCTGGCAACGGCGCGCGCAGGCGCGCGCGCAGCGACGCTGGGTGCGCGACATGGAGCGCCGCCTGGCCGAGCTCGACGCCCTCGACCCCTCGGCCCTCGACGACCACGCGGGCCCGACGCACGGCGAGCTCTACCGCGCCGCACGGCCCGACCGCCCTCGGCGCTCGCACGGCCCGGTGCTGCCCGGGCTGATGGTCGCCGCGGTGCTCGCCGGGCTGGTCGTCGCCCGCGACCCCGGGGCCACCGGCACCCGGGTGCGCGAGCTGCTGGGCAGCAGCGAGCGGATCGGCGAGATCGTCGGCATCACCGACGGTGACGGCGAGTACGCCTTCGTGCGCACCCAGCGCGGCAGCGACGTGCCCGTCACCTGGTCGCCCTGCTCGGAGATCCCGTACGTCGTCAACCCCGACGGCGCCCCCGACGGCTGGGAGGAGCTGGTCGAGGAGTCCGTCGAGACGATCGAGGAGGCCTCCGGCTTCGTCTTCGACGACCGCGGCCTGACCGACGACCGCGACTTCGACCGGCGCTCGGTGTCGGCCGGCGCCGCCAGCCCCGTGCTGATCGGGTGGGCCGACGACCAGGAGGTCCCGGCCCTCGAGGGCGAGGTCGCCGGGCTCGGCGGCAGCGCCTGGGAGACCCGCCAGGTCGGCCCCGAACGCTTCATCACCGGCATGGTCGCCCTCGATACCGACACCTTCGACCGGCTCGCGGGCCAGCGGGGTGGCGAGCAGGCGATGCGGGCGATCCTGGTCCACGAGCTCGGCCACGTGCTCGGCCTGGCCCACGTCGACGACGACACCCAGCTCATGTACGGCGGCAACCTGGTGCGCACCGACCTCGGCGACGGCGACCTGGAGGGGCTGGCCCGCCTGGGCTCCGTCGACTGTTGA